A window of Burkholderiales bacterium genomic DNA:
GCGCGGCAGTTGCTGCAGCTTCAGGCGCGCCGCGTAGCGGTCCTCGTCGGAGGCGCGGGCGTTGTCGACGATCGCCTCGAGGGCGGCCCGCCGCTTCGCGTACTTCGCGACCAGCTTCTTGCGCTTCTCGTTGCGGTTGATCACAGCCAGCTTGGCCATGGCGTGGGCTCTCAGTT
This region includes:
- the rpsN gene encoding 30S ribosomal protein S14 → MAKLAVINRNEKRKKLVAKYAKRRAALEAIVDNARASDEDRYAARLKLQQLPRNANPTRVRSRCSLTGRPRGVYSKFGLGRSKLRDYIMRGEVPGVVKASW